The Lutibacter sp. Hel_I_33_5 genome has a window encoding:
- a CDS encoding TonB-dependent receptor domain-containing protein codes for MKKIILFFMLTITMSSFAQLAKSDLPKPGTISGKVVDEKTKEPLPYVNIVVRDIAKKVLTGGITSENGTFKIKGIPEGNSVVEVQYIGYEKFTRNISVTNKRRSINLGTIGLKEDSAQLDEVVVRAETSTVVQKVDRKVINVGKDLTSAGATASELLNNVQSVSVDSQTGNISLRGNENVRVLVDGKPTNMPAAQLLKQIPSTSIKSVELITNPSAKYNPEGMSGIINIVLNKSANLGFNGSLNTGIEAGHYVRYNASTNMNYKTGKVNFFGNYGYRSGERYNFGYVNRPGVNNQDFIFVNDNTSHLLKLGADIYLDKKNTLSFYTTQNMNDNFADGTAKITLAGGTLFENSPNSQKSETKNQTYNANFKHDFDDKGHNIEVEATYSKNNTPTFLENQFQLATQPNYINDITNDRTNTLINLDYTNPVSKNGKLELGLEYRVNKTENTNNTTQLGFNNSSFTYDRDIYSGYVNYGHKFGKITMQLGARLEQYEIEGNFSQVSLPSAKVTDEIFSIYPSAFFTFNPSDKNQFQLSYSKRVDRPSIGQVNPIREWSTPLITSVGNENLVPQFTNSFEVNYTRKIKGGSLTFGTFYRNINDAINRVTSRDLSDPNRQILSFANFDDTSSYGLEFSTNYKVAKWWRANASLDFYSQKQFGVTDLSNPNTPRIEVQNEVFNARLSNSFTVTKKLRMQLFAMYRGANKDIQWETQPMKMINLGASYSVFKRKGTISFRVNDIFNSMRFAFNSNSPFVQNGQFKWESRTAFLGFNYRFGGGKNKAKRRRNRDNNEKQGGGGFF; via the coding sequence ATGAAAAAAATAATACTATTTTTTATGCTAACAATAACTATGAGTTCATTTGCTCAGTTAGCCAAAAGCGACTTACCTAAACCTGGAACTATCTCTGGTAAAGTTGTAGACGAAAAAACCAAAGAACCCTTACCGTATGTTAATATTGTTGTACGAGATATAGCAAAAAAAGTATTAACAGGAGGTATTACTAGTGAAAATGGAACTTTTAAAATTAAAGGAATTCCAGAAGGAAATAGTGTAGTAGAGGTACAATATATTGGATATGAAAAATTTACGCGTAACATAAGTGTAACTAATAAAAGACGTTCAATTAATTTAGGAACTATCGGATTAAAAGAGGATAGTGCACAATTAGATGAAGTTGTTGTACGTGCAGAAACATCTACAGTTGTACAGAAAGTTGACAGAAAAGTAATTAATGTTGGAAAGGATTTAACATCTGCTGGTGCAACTGCATCAGAATTACTAAATAACGTACAATCTGTTAGTGTAGATAGTCAAACTGGAAATATTAGTTTACGTGGAAACGAGAATGTAAGAGTTCTTGTAGACGGTAAACCAACCAATATGCCTGCTGCACAATTATTAAAACAAATTCCTTCAACATCTATAAAAAGCGTTGAGTTAATTACAAATCCATCAGCAAAATACAATCCAGAAGGAATGAGTGGAATTATAAATATTGTATTAAATAAAAGTGCAAATTTAGGATTCAATGGTTCTTTAAATACCGGAATAGAAGCTGGACATTATGTGCGTTATAACGCATCTACAAATATGAATTACAAAACCGGAAAAGTTAACTTTTTTGGTAATTATGGATATAGATCTGGAGAACGATATAATTTTGGCTATGTAAATAGACCTGGTGTTAATAATCAAGATTTTATTTTTGTAAATGATAATACATCACATTTATTAAAATTAGGAGCCGATATTTACTTAGATAAAAAGAATACTTTGTCTTTTTATACAACGCAGAATATGAATGATAATTTTGCAGATGGAACAGCAAAAATTACATTAGCTGGCGGAACTCTTTTCGAAAATTCACCTAACTCTCAAAAATCTGAGACTAAAAATCAAACATACAATGCTAACTTTAAGCATGATTTTGATGATAAAGGTCATAATATTGAAGTAGAAGCTACTTATTCTAAAAATAATACTCCAACTTTTCTTGAAAATCAATTTCAATTAGCAACTCAGCCAAATTATATTAATGATATCACTAATGATAGAACGAATACATTAATTAATTTAGATTATACCAATCCGGTATCTAAGAACGGAAAATTAGAGTTGGGACTTGAGTATCGAGTTAATAAAACAGAGAATACGAATAACACTACTCAACTAGGTTTTAATAATTCATCATTTACTTATGATAGAGATATCTATTCTGGATATGTAAATTATGGGCATAAATTTGGAAAAATAACCATGCAATTAGGTGCGAGGTTAGAACAATATGAAATTGAAGGTAACTTTAGCCAAGTTTCTTTACCTTCTGCAAAAGTTACTGATGAGATATTTTCTATATATCCATCTGCATTCTTTACTTTTAATCCATCTGATAAAAATCAATTTCAGTTAAGTTATAGTAAAAGAGTAGATAGACCAAGTATAGGACAAGTTAATCCTATTAGAGAATGGAGTACACCATTAATTACTTCTGTTGGTAATGAAAACCTTGTTCCACAGTTTACAAATTCTTTTGAGGTTAATTATACTAGAAAAATAAAAGGCGGTTCGTTAACTTTCGGAACTTTTTATAGAAATATTAATGATGCAATTAACAGAGTTACTTCTAGAGATCTATCAGATCCAAATAGACAAATTCTATCATTCGCAAATTTTGATGATACCAGTTCTTATGGTTTAGAGTTTTCTACCAATTATAAAGTTGCAAAATGGTGGAGAGCCAATGCAAGTTTAGATTTTTACTCTCAAAAGCAATTTGGTGTAACAGATTTAAGTAATCCAAATACTCCAAGAATAGAAGTTCAAAACGAAGTGTTTAATGCAAGATTAAGCAATAGTTTTACGGTAACTAAAAAGTTGCGTATGCAATTATTTGCTATGTATAGAGGTGCTAATAAAGATATTCAATGGGAAACACAGCCAATGAAAATGATAAATCTAGGTGCTAGTTATTCTGTTTTTAAAAGAAAGGGAACTATTTCATTTAGAGTTAATGATATTTTTAATTCCATGCGATTTGCTTTTAATTCAAACAGTCCTTTTGTACAAAATGGACAGTTTAAATGGGAAAGTAGAACAGCTTTCTTAGGATTTAATTACAGATTTGGTGGTGGGAAGAATAAAGCAAAAAGAAGAAGAAATAGAGATAATAACGAGAAGCAAGGTGGTGGAGGTTTCTTCTAA
- a CDS encoding glutamine synthetase beta-grasp domain-containing protein encodes MAKIKLEYIWLDGYFPTQNMRSKTKVEEHENFQGTIEELDNWSFDGSSTRQASGGASDCLLKPVAIYPDPSRRNGYLVMTEVLNADGTPHVSNGRSTIEDDDNDFWFGFEQEYFIMDTKTQLPLGFPIGGYPAPQGMYYCSVGGKNTHGRDLVEEHADLCIDAGLNFEGINQEVASGQWEFQLFAKGAKKAGDEIWIARYLLDRLTERHGYYIDYHPKPLGKDMDWNGSGMHANFSNTTLRTCGDKDVYAKICEAFRPVVKEHIAVYGEFNDQRLTGDHETAAITDFSWGVSDRGASIRIPIIAVEKGWKGWLEDRRPASNGDPYKIAGRIIKTVKSAKI; translated from the coding sequence ATGGCTAAAATTAAATTAGAATACATTTGGTTAGATGGATATTTTCCAACTCAGAATATGAGATCTAAAACCAAAGTTGAGGAACATGAAAATTTTCAAGGAACAATTGAAGAATTAGATAATTGGTCTTTTGATGGATCGTCTACAAGACAAGCTTCTGGTGGTGCTTCTGACTGTTTACTTAAGCCAGTTGCTATTTATCCAGATCCTTCAAGAAGGAATGGTTATTTAGTAATGACTGAAGTTTTAAATGCTGATGGTACGCCTCACGTTTCTAACGGAAGATCTACAATTGAAGATGATGATAATGATTTCTGGTTTGGTTTTGAGCAAGAATATTTTATCATGGATACTAAAACACAATTACCTTTAGGATTCCCTATTGGTGGTTATCCAGCTCCACAAGGAATGTATTACTGTTCTGTTGGTGGTAAAAACACACATGGTAGAGACTTAGTTGAAGAACATGCAGATTTATGTATTGATGCTGGTTTAAACTTTGAAGGAATTAATCAAGAAGTTGCTTCTGGACAATGGGAATTCCAATTGTTTGCTAAAGGAGCTAAAAAAGCAGGTGATGAAATTTGGATTGCTCGTTACTTATTAGATAGATTAACAGAAAGACATGGTTACTATATCGATTATCACCCAAAACCATTAGGTAAAGATATGGATTGGAATGGTTCTGGTATGCACGCTAACTTCTCTAACACAACGTTAAGAACTTGTGGTGATAAAGATGTGTATGCAAAAATTTGTGAAGCATTTAGACCAGTTGTAAAAGAACATATTGCTGTTTACGGTGAATTTAACGATCAACGTTTAACTGGTGATCATGAAACTGCTGCTATTACAGATTTCTCTTGGGGAGTTTCTGATAGAGGAGCTTCAATTAGAATTCCAATTATCGCAGTAGAGAAAGGCTGGAAAGGTTGGTTAGAAGATAGAAGACCAGCTTCTAATGGTGATCCATATAAGATTGCTGGAAGAATTATTAAGACTGTAAAATCTGCTAAGATTTAA
- a CDS encoding CHAT domain-containing protein: MQILFLNDLNIMKQKIIILIVIFFTMSLNAQDLNTLFTKAAEAVKNKNIPNLKVTANSLIKKAPENYAGYLYLAFVNCLENDVVSATTNARTSLNINYIDASNFAILSYISFLNGELEASKKQMDFSYALISYPNALTTTLDDINWIEKETGKDCTLLKEYAKSANTNNSQAILKAQKLFTSFSDWQKGKNYANEKEIENYLASKGNYGKTALSVYKFLKGVIFYNNNKINFGVKAINQFLENPLVRNNENLQYQVAQAYSYLADNSYYSYDYENMLNEANKGLQILKKFKTDQLELILLNNKLKALTGLQKKKDIVATANSLLRKGKEKNNTYFQALANNSLGQYYSNSVISTDRNKAFQYTQKAYNQSVELNNKNLISDISGNYSISLWQKNQKQKAKEVALKAIDIKEELKDVSGAQLLANNIGFMSYMSKDYTNASKMFSKAINLSEKHLENSDPDTQLGLMNEYTSAYSGLIMTYKDTRNVHELFKVQDANRSRLLSKKLHQKAFGKNIIDVQNKLTNDDALIYYSLLGPGEMVATVITKNNKTIKYNFPIDTWLKLKKRFVNLVKKKPNTINNHLIKMDEDIIDGQLIKYKDKKQAFSADDFNVFTSLTRQLMETADKKNAAYLDQFLKHWYSFLVAPIANDINGKKNLIISGEGELNYLPFEAFKNNSNKYLLENYNITYIPSVTVWSKLKERKYSSSRKSLLAFGGATYYPPANKGGKSRSKKDYYAVKKDLSSKIKTNTKNLSEELSAFGFGGANYLPGTLREVNNLKKIITNATVLTGNYMTESGIKKMNTTGELANYKWVHIATHGFASDNNPALSGVMMTQNESEKNKGEDTFLLAYEIEKLNLNADMVVLSACQTALGKIYGGEGINGLNSSLLVAGANNTLLSLWPVNDAGTMILMTLMYQNMYLKNQPASLALTNAKRAMLKGEVGENFKSVYMWAPFVLNGSGE, encoded by the coding sequence ATGCAAATATTATTTTTAAATGATTTAAATATTATGAAACAAAAAATAATTATTTTAATAGTGATATTTTTTACAATGTCATTAAACGCTCAAGATTTAAACACACTTTTTACAAAAGCTGCAGAAGCTGTAAAAAATAAGAACATTCCAAATCTTAAAGTAACCGCAAATTCATTAATAAAGAAAGCGCCAGAAAATTATGCGGGTTATTTGTACCTAGCATTTGTAAATTGTTTAGAAAATGATGTGGTATCTGCTACAACAAACGCAAGAACATCACTAAACATTAATTATATAGATGCTTCTAATTTTGCAATTTTATCCTATATCTCTTTTTTAAATGGAGAATTAGAAGCTTCTAAAAAACAAATGGATTTTAGTTACGCTTTAATTTCTTATCCAAATGCTTTAACTACAACATTAGATGATATCAATTGGATAGAAAAAGAAACAGGTAAAGACTGTACTTTACTAAAAGAGTATGCAAAATCTGCTAATACAAATAATTCTCAAGCAATACTAAAGGCTCAAAAATTATTTACTAGTTTTTCAGACTGGCAAAAAGGAAAAAATTATGCAAATGAAAAAGAAATTGAAAACTATTTAGCTTCTAAAGGAAATTATGGAAAAACAGCATTATCTGTTTATAAATTTTTAAAAGGCGTTATATTTTATAATAACAATAAAATCAATTTTGGAGTAAAGGCAATCAATCAATTTCTTGAAAATCCATTAGTAAGAAATAATGAAAATTTACAATATCAAGTTGCTCAGGCTTATAGTTATTTAGCAGATAATAGTTATTATAGTTATGATTATGAAAACATGTTAAATGAAGCTAACAAAGGATTACAAATTCTAAAAAAATTTAAAACAGATCAATTAGAATTAATTCTTTTAAATAATAAATTAAAAGCGTTAACAGGTTTACAAAAGAAAAAAGATATTGTTGCTACTGCCAATTCACTCTTAAGAAAAGGGAAAGAAAAAAACAATACGTATTTTCAGGCGTTAGCAAATAATTCTTTAGGTCAATATTACTCAAATAGTGTTATATCAACTGACAGAAATAAAGCTTTCCAATACACACAAAAAGCATATAATCAATCAGTTGAATTAAATAATAAAAATTTAATTTCAGATATTTCTGGTAATTATTCCATTTCATTGTGGCAAAAAAACCAGAAGCAAAAAGCCAAAGAAGTTGCTTTAAAAGCGATTGATATAAAAGAAGAATTAAAAGACGTAAGTGGCGCTCAATTATTAGCAAATAATATAGGCTTCATGTCTTATATGTCTAAAGATTATACAAATGCTTCAAAAATGTTTTCTAAAGCCATTAATTTATCAGAAAAGCATTTAGAAAATTCAGACCCAGACACTCAACTTGGTTTAATGAATGAATATACTAGTGCATACAGCGGTTTAATTATGACCTATAAAGACACTAGAAATGTACATGAATTATTTAAAGTACAAGATGCAAACAGAAGTAGATTATTAAGTAAAAAACTGCATCAAAAAGCATTTGGAAAAAATATAATTGACGTTCAAAATAAATTAACTAACGATGATGCTTTAATCTATTATTCTTTATTAGGACCAGGTGAAATGGTTGCAACTGTAATAACAAAAAACAATAAAACAATAAAATATAACTTTCCAATAGATACTTGGTTAAAGCTGAAAAAAAGATTTGTAAATCTTGTAAAGAAAAAACCTAACACTATTAATAATCATCTAATAAAAATGGATGAAGATATTATTGATGGTCAACTCATAAAATACAAAGACAAAAAACAAGCTTTTTCTGCTGATGATTTTAACGTGTTCACTTCATTAACCAGGCAGTTAATGGAAACTGCTGATAAAAAAAATGCAGCTTATTTAGATCAATTTTTAAAACATTGGTATTCTTTTTTAGTTGCTCCTATTGCTAATGATATTAACGGAAAAAAGAACTTGATTATTAGTGGAGAAGGAGAATTAAATTACCTTCCTTTTGAAGCTTTTAAAAATAACAGCAATAAATATTTATTAGAAAACTATAACATCACTTATATACCTTCTGTTACTGTTTGGTCTAAATTAAAGGAAAGAAAATATTCATCTTCAAGAAAAAGTTTATTAGCCTTTGGAGGAGCAACCTACTACCCTCCTGCTAATAAAGGTGGGAAATCTAGAAGCAAAAAAGACTATTATGCTGTAAAAAAAGATTTATCTAGTAAAATTAAAACCAATACAAAAAACCTTTCTGAAGAATTAAGTGCTTTTGGTTTTGGTGGAGCAAACTATTTACCCGGAACTTTACGTGAAGTAAATAATTTAAAAAAGATAATTACAAATGCTACAGTTTTAACTGGCAATTACATGACTGAATCTGGAATCAAAAAAATGAATACCACAGGAGAGTTAGCTAATTATAAATGGGTACATATTGCAACTCATGGTTTTGCTTCAGATAATAATCCAGCACTTTCTGGTGTAATGATGACACAAAATGAAAGTGAAAAAAATAAAGGAGAAGACACCTTTTTATTAGCATATGAAATTGAAAAACTAAACTTAAATGCAGATATGGTAGTTTTAAGTGCATGTCAAACAGCACTAGGTAAAATATATGGCGGAGAAGGTATTAATGGATTAAATTCTTCTTTATTAGTTGCAGGTGCTAATAATACCTTATTAAGTTTATGGCCAGTTAATGATGCAGGAACCATGATTTTAATGACATTAATGTATCAAAATATGTATTTAAAAAATCAACCAGCTTCTCTTGCTTTAACAAATGCTAAAAGAGCCATGTTAAAAGGTGAAGTTGGAGAGAATTTTAAATCTGTGTATATGTGGGCTCCATTTGTACTTAATGGTTCTGGTGAATAG
- a CDS encoding MORN repeat-containing protein: protein MKYKIILLFFLLFSTLSNSQNDKVTFKKINNGKNFNFLLNDSKIGNYCKNGYMNNDLLVYYPAKKQLYICKDFKNKENDKEYNAELANINTENGFWFKTKSGGVHVYNENGVYIKKSSIYKYDTNKIDVIYRGQFEQNTLLLEHFKNVVPYTLNPIKLHEDSFKTQSLIEKLNSFEYKEVTNSDGGKAKGFFKNDVPNGPIKIAYNNGKSTFSNYVGSYSSSKNFVYNEGLKGDFSYKDLNKNLQVNYNESKKELEITDKNNEKTILSFNENKACLAGDCKNGIVAYKYENDAIYIGNFKNDKRDGFGKLTFKSGTSYIGEWKDNKKTGTGSYSYSNGDVYIGEWKEDKLHGLGAYYFKNSKPQCGIWDNGVYIQSLGKSDINYSIVNNKSTKNNSSNNNNSKNYSSKATNKVIRKTIDGLSIFPESGSLRTLSAEMTDMNATEYKLGNVGSYNGTPEGVAIISSCDLDRKVVFIKSTKSDQKFRGDYLMRWNHTEYYVSIINGKYQHEKVMFLGRDTHLTKTNKNNSSDKSSGYLGASVAFSWSMKDDIFTIKSNRNRNYKVNMSKCLKLK, encoded by the coding sequence ATGAAATATAAAATTATACTACTTTTCTTTCTTTTATTTTCTACTTTATCTAACTCCCAAAATGATAAAGTCACTTTTAAAAAAATAAATAATGGGAAAAATTTCAACTTTTTATTAAACGATAGTAAAATCGGAAATTATTGTAAAAACGGTTACATGAATAATGATTTACTAGTTTATTATCCAGCAAAAAAACAACTCTACATTTGTAAAGACTTTAAAAATAAAGAAAATGACAAAGAGTATAACGCAGAGTTAGCCAACATAAATACTGAAAATGGTTTTTGGTTTAAAACTAAAAGCGGTGGCGTGCATGTTTATAATGAAAATGGTGTTTATATAAAAAAGAGTTCAATTTACAAATATGATACGAACAAAATTGATGTAATTTATAGAGGGCAATTTGAACAAAACACGTTATTACTTGAGCATTTTAAAAATGTTGTTCCTTATACACTAAACCCAATAAAACTTCATGAAGATAGTTTTAAAACACAAAGTTTAATTGAAAAATTGAACAGTTTTGAATACAAAGAAGTTACCAATTCTGATGGCGGAAAAGCAAAAGGATTTTTTAAAAATGATGTACCAAATGGTCCAATAAAAATAGCTTACAATAATGGAAAAAGCACCTTTTCTAACTACGTTGGAAGTTATTCAAGTTCAAAAAATTTTGTTTATAATGAAGGATTAAAAGGTGATTTTAGTTATAAGGATTTAAATAAAAATCTACAAGTGAATTATAATGAAAGCAAAAAAGAACTTGAAATTACAGATAAAAACAACGAGAAAACTATCTTATCTTTTAATGAGAACAAAGCATGTTTAGCTGGCGATTGTAAAAACGGAATTGTAGCCTATAAATATGAAAATGATGCGATTTATATTGGGAATTTTAAGAACGACAAAAGAGATGGTTTTGGAAAATTAACTTTTAAAAGTGGAACCAGCTATATTGGAGAATGGAAAGACAACAAAAAAACTGGAACTGGAAGTTATAGTTACAGTAATGGAGATGTATATATTGGAGAATGGAAAGAAGATAAGTTACATGGGTTAGGTGCTTATTATTTCAAAAACTCAAAACCTCAATGTGGTATTTGGGATAATGGTGTTTACATACAATCGTTAGGGAAATCAGACATTAATTATTCAATTGTTAATAATAAAAGTACTAAAAACAATTCTTCTAATAACAACAATTCCAAGAACTATTCATCTAAAGCTACTAACAAAGTAATTAGAAAAACCATAGATGGCTTGTCTATTTTTCCAGAATCTGGAAGTTTAAGAACGTTATCTGCTGAAATGACAGATATGAATGCTACAGAATATAAGTTAGGAAATGTAGGTTCATATAATGGAACTCCAGAAGGTGTTGCTATCATCTCTTCTTGTGATTTAGACAGAAAAGTAGTTTTCATTAAATCAACTAAGAGCGATCAGAAATTTAGAGGAGATTATCTTATGAGATGGAATCATACAGAATATTATGTAAGTATAATTAATGGGAAATACCAGCATGAAAAAGTAATGTTTTTGGGTAGAGACACACATTTAACTAAAACTAATAAAAATAATTCTAGTGATAAAAGTTCTGGATATCTAGGTGCTTCAGTAGCATTTTCTTGGTCTATGAAAGATGATATTTTTACTATAAAATCGAACAGAAATAGAAACTACAAAGTAAATATGTCTAAATGTTTAAAATTAAAATGA
- a CDS encoding AIR synthase related protein, giving the protein MSQEVSKRYAQRGVSASKEDVHNAIKNIDKGLFPKAFCKIVPDYLTNDEDYCLIMHADGAGTKSSLAYMYWKETGDVSVWKGIAQDALIMNIDDLLCVGATDNILLSSTIGRNKSKIPGEVLSAIINGTEELIEDLKGFGVTIHSTGGETADVGDLVRTIIVDSTVTARMKRTDVIDNANIKAGDVIVGLESFGQATYETEYNGGMGSNGLTSARHDVFHKYLADKYPESFDAAVPEELVYSGNTKLTDLVENSPIDAGKLVLSPTRTYAPIIKEILSKFSSDTVHGMIHCSGGAQTKILHFVDNLHIVKDNLFPIPPLFKLIQEQSKTDWKEMYQVFNCGHRMEIYVAKEVAQDIIAISKSFNVDAKIVGRVEASTTKKLTIKSEFGVFEY; this is encoded by the coding sequence ATGAGTCAAGAAGTTTCTAAACGATACGCACAACGCGGAGTTTCTGCATCTAAAGAAGATGTACATAATGCTATTAAGAATATAGATAAAGGATTATTCCCAAAAGCGTTTTGTAAAATTGTTCCCGATTATTTAACAAATGATGAAGATTATTGTTTGATAATGCATGCAGATGGCGCTGGAACTAAATCTTCTTTGGCATATATGTATTGGAAAGAAACGGGTGATGTTTCTGTATGGAAAGGTATTGCGCAAGATGCGTTAATTATGAATATTGATGATTTGCTTTGTGTTGGAGCAACCGATAATATACTACTTTCTTCCACTATTGGACGTAATAAAAGTAAGATTCCTGGAGAAGTATTGTCAGCAATTATAAACGGAACAGAAGAACTTATTGAAGATCTAAAAGGTTTTGGTGTTACGATACATTCAACTGGAGGAGAAACCGCAGATGTTGGTGATTTAGTACGTACAATTATTGTAGACTCTACAGTTACAGCACGTATGAAACGTACGGATGTAATTGATAATGCGAATATAAAAGCAGGAGATGTAATTGTTGGTTTAGAATCTTTTGGACAAGCAACTTATGAAACTGAATATAATGGAGGAATGGGTTCTAATGGATTAACATCTGCAAGACACGATGTTTTTCATAAATATTTAGCCGATAAATATCCAGAAAGTTTCGATGCTGCAGTTCCAGAAGAATTAGTCTATTCTGGAAATACTAAGTTAACAGATTTAGTAGAAAACTCTCCAATTGATGCTGGTAAATTAGTCTTGTCTCCAACAAGAACATATGCACCTATTATAAAAGAAATTTTATCGAAGTTCAGTTCTGATACTGTTCATGGAATGATTCATTGTTCTGGTGGAGCGCAAACTAAAATTTTACACTTTGTAGATAATTTACATATTGTAAAAGATAATCTATTTCCAATTCCGCCTTTATTTAAATTGATACAAGAACAATCTAAAACTGATTGGAAAGAAATGTATCAAGTTTTTAATTGCGGACACAGAATGGAAATTTATGTTGCTAAAGAAGTAGCTCAAGACATTATTGCAATTTCTAAATCCTTTAATGTTGATGCGAAAATAGTTGGTAGAGTTGAGGCTTCAACAACAAAAAAACTCACTATTAAAAGTGAGTTTGGTGTTTTTGAGTATTAA
- a CDS encoding SRPBCC domain-containing protein: MQDWTKFIKRISINKPVEDVFKCWATKAGIEKWLLEKADYSDGLKTRNLNELIQKGDTFIWKWYNWKSTESGEILTTNHKDVLSFSFGSAGNVHVQLNEAQNCTEVVLTQDNIPTDDKSKMEFYVGCSTGWTFWLANLKAYLEHNITLNEKGLNQDKTKDLVNS; encoded by the coding sequence ATGCAAGATTGGACTAAATTTATAAAAAGGATTTCAATAAATAAACCTGTTGAAGATGTTTTTAAATGTTGGGCTACAAAAGCAGGAATTGAAAAATGGCTTTTAGAAAAAGCTGATTATAGCGATGGCTTAAAGACAAGAAATCTAAATGAATTAATTCAAAAAGGAGATACATTTATTTGGAAGTGGTATAATTGGAAATCAACAGAGAGTGGTGAGATTTTAACTACAAACCACAAAGATGTTCTTTCGTTTAGCTTTGGTAGTGCAGGCAATGTACATGTGCAATTAAATGAAGCCCAGAATTGCACAGAGGTAGTTTTAACGCAAGATAATATTCCTACAGATGATAAAAGTAAAATGGAGTTTTATGTAGGTTGTTCTACAGGTTGGACTTTTTGGCTTGCCAATCTTAAAGCCTATTTAGAACACAATATTACATTAAATGAAAAAGGTTTAAACCAAGACAAAACTAAAGATTTAGTGAATAGTTAG